Genomic DNA from Candidatus Woesearchaeota archaeon:
TAATAAATATTTATATACTACAAGCAAGGGTTTGCACACAGAGCCTTGCATAGAGGATAGCCAGAAACACCTTTCTGGGACTCTACGCACACTACGAGGGCGATAAAATCGTAGTAGACAGCTAAGTTCTACTATGAAGAGTATAGACTAAAATGACAGAAATAGAAACATCCTCAAACACCATGCTAGTACCCATTGACACCTACCTCAAAGCAGGAATCCACATCGGAACAAAATTCAAGTCCAACTACATGAAGGACTTCATCTACAAAATACGACCAGATGGACTCTACGTACTCAACCTACAAAAAATTGATGAGCGCATAGCTCTTGCAGCAAACTTCCTCTCACAATTCAAACCAGAAGAAATCATCGTAGTAGGAAGAAGAGAAAACGCATGGAAACCACTACGTCTCTTCTCAAAACTCACAGGAGCAAGAGTCTTTCCCGGCAGATACCCTCCAGGCATACTCACCAACACAGCACTAAGAAACTTCATTGAAGCAAAAGTCATGCTCGTCGTAGACGCATGGCCTGACAGAAACGCAATTCAAGACGCAGTCAAAGCAGGAATCCCCATCGTAGCACTTTGCGATACCAACAACACGGCAAACAACATAGATCTCGTCGTACCCTGCAACAACAAAGGAAGAAAAGCATTAGGTCTCTTCTTCTACCTCCTCGCACGAGAACTACTGCTCAAATGGGGAAAAATCACCTCAGAGGACCAAATGGAAATCAAAGTCGAAGAATTCCTCAACGACTAAACTCCTTTTGGAACACAAGGAACGGCTAAGAAGAGCCGTTCTTCTCAATTTTTTTCAATCCTTCATTCTCAATTCTAAATGCAATACTTCTTCCCTCCGGAAGAAACCTGTGTTTTCTAAGAATAGCAGTTCTAAACCCGGAATGTACGCAAAGCTCGATCAAACACTTAGAACCATACTTAAGAATATCCCCTCCGACCATGTTCGTACGAGTCCTATCCTCAAAATTAGCATATACTTGATTACTAATAATCACAGGAATCTTATGCTTTCTTGCAATTTCCGTCAGATACGCAATTTGAAAACCCAACTCCCGATTCACCTTATACACATCATCACTCTTACCCATCTCTAAACGATACAACATAGAAATAGTATCAACAATAATCGCACCAATCTCCTCAGACATCAAACGATCCAACTTCTCAAAAGCATTTCTTTGCTCATCAAACGTATGCGGAGTAAGAAAAATAATTCTCTTAAGAACATCCGG
This window encodes:
- a CDS encoding 30S ribosomal protein S2; translation: MTEIETSSNTMLVPIDTYLKAGIHIGTKFKSNYMKDFIYKIRPDGLYVLNLQKIDERIALAANFLSQFKPEEIIVVGRRENAWKPLRLFSKLTGARVFPGRYPPGILTNTALRNFIEAKVMLVVDAWPDRNAIQDAVKAGIPIVALCDTNNTANNIDLVVPCNNKGRKALGLFFYLLARELLLKWGKITSEDQMEIKVEEFLND
- the radB gene encoding DNA repair and recombination protein RadB, which encodes MRSFPNHPFIYFELKVFKRLNCVIGMHSSQVSTGSEVMDELLQGGFERDIITTLYGPAGSGKTNICQLFALSVVRSGKKVIFIDTEGGFSVERMKQIAPENTPDVLKRIIFLTPHTFDEQRNAFEKLDRLMSEEIGAIIVDTISMLYRLEMGKSDDVYKVNRELGFQIAYLTEIARKHKIPVIISNQVYANFEDRTRTNMVGGDILKYGSKCLIELCVHSGFRTAILRKHRFLPEGRSIAFRIENEGLKKIEKNGSS